Below is a window of Cryobacterium sp. PAMC25264 DNA.
CCCGGTGCACCTCACGGGAGCGGCTGCGCTCCTCGAGGGGCTCCATGGCGAAAGCGCCGGAGTAGTAGTCCGACATCGTCTCGAGGTCGCCGACCCGCAGGGTGACCGCGCCCATCGAGGTATCGGCGTTGAGGCTCAGCTCGTTCAGGTCGACACTCATGATTTGGCTCCCGGTTGTGGTGGATGAAGGTATTGCTTGTAACTACAACCATATCAGAGATGCTTGTAGCTGCAATCAATAACGTCGGCGGCTGGCGTTCGCCCGGAATAGGGCGCGGCCGAGGGTGGTTGTCTTGATACGAACGCATGCAGTTCAACGCTGTGCGAAGTACATCTATACAGATCAGATTGGAAGTGGTTGTCATGACCAGGTTCGAGAACAAGGTAGCGATCGTCACCGGCGGCGGAAGCGGTATCGGCGCGGAAATCTCCCGGGAGCTTGCCGCCGAGGGTGCCTCGGTCGTGGTCACCGACATCAACCTCGAGGCCGCGCAGACCGTCGTCGATGAGATCATCGCGGCCGGCGGCACCGCCGCCGCGTTCACTCAGAACACCGCGAAGTGGGAAGACTCGGAAGCGGCCGTCCTGTTCGCCCAGGAGAAGTTCGGCGCCCTGCACCTGGCCGTGAACAACGCCGGCATCGGGGCCGCTCCGCAGAAGATCGGCGACTACGACATCGCCGCGTGGGACCGCGTGCGTGCGGTGGACCTCGACGGCGTCTTCTATGGACTCAAGTTCCAGCTCCCCGCCATCGTGGCCGCCGGCGGCGGCGCCGTGGTGAACATGGCCTCGGTGCTCGGCTCGGTCGGCATCGCCGAGAACGCTGCCTATGTCACCAGCAAGCACGCCCTGATCGGCCTCACCAAGGTCGCCGCGCTCGAGTACACGGCGGATGGCGTGCGCACGAACGCCGTCGGACCCGGCTTCATCGACACCCCGCTGGTGCGTTCGAGCCTGTCCCCCGAGGCCCTGACCGCGCTCGAGGCCCAGCACGCCTCCCGCCGCCTCGGCACCGACAAGGAGGTCGCCGCGCTCACCCTGTTCCTGCTCAGCGACGCCGCGTCGTTTATCTCCGGCAGCTACCACCTCGTCGACGGCGGCTACTCCGCGCAGTAGTCCCCGGCGCGAGTCCCCGTTGCGGACGAGTTGCCCCACCACGGCGGGGCAACTCGTTCGCACAGCGTCTATCGGTTGTCATAACCCGCGGCGCAGGATCAGGTTCATCATCACCTGGGACATGACCGGCTCACCGGCCTGGTTGTGCACCTCGATCCGAGTGCGCACGAGGCCCTGATCGGGCTTGGACGCCGACACCCGCGCCGACAGTACGGTGAACCGGGCCGAAAGCATGTCGCCAGAGCG
It encodes the following:
- a CDS encoding SDR family NAD(P)-dependent oxidoreductase, producing the protein MTRFENKVAIVTGGGSGIGAEISRELAAEGASVVVTDINLEAAQTVVDEIIAAGGTAAAFTQNTAKWEDSEAAVLFAQEKFGALHLAVNNAGIGAAPQKIGDYDIAAWDRVRAVDLDGVFYGLKFQLPAIVAAGGGAVVNMASVLGSVGIAENAAYVTSKHALIGLTKVAALEYTADGVRTNAVGPGFIDTPLVRSSLSPEALTALEAQHASRRLGTDKEVAALTLFLLSDAASFISGSYHLVDGGYSAQ